The following proteins are co-located in the Pyricularia oryzae 70-15 chromosome 1, whole genome shotgun sequence genome:
- a CDS encoding autophagy protein 5, with the protein MASPRRSEADLASPARGPGSGPPSPPHPGPDSARPLSRITSAAASPPPPGQRTAEPPTTISIPRTLWRLSIPLYITHPSLPNTPFITSLPRVSYLSLLLPRIRAFLPPSIPAPTSFHHEGIALRALPLGLLVDLYQPTLPWRLTVDQGDDWHVGDTFLNGVKEADFVRNGHAKQIMGMSKADTTALWNAVRDADYPAWARINARLLNPSTPIKHVPLRIYIPSSGGGGAGGATPAGSFRVMQTLVPPRTANRIPQTLGPTLRDLLPVLFPSSRDPVLANVVLHGAPVPFSAPLEGLMREAAYPDGWLCLTVVPL; encoded by the exons ATGGCTTCGCCGCGCCGATCAGAAGCCGACCTCGCCAGCCCGGCACGCgggccgggttcgggcccgccATCCCCACCTCATCCCGGTCCCGACTCGGCAAGGCCACTATCAAGAATCACGTCGGCGGCagcgtcaccaccaccaccgggaCAACGAACCGCGGAACCACCCACAACCATCTCTATCCCCCGCACCCTCTGGCGCCTCAGCATCCCTTTGTACATCACTCACCCCTCCCTCCCCAACACACCCTTCATAACCTCCCTCCCGCGCGTATCCTACCTGTCTCTTCTTCTCCCCCGGATCCGCGCCTTCCTGCCCCCATCCATCCCAGCCCCGACCAGCTTCCACCACGAAGGGATCGCGCTGCGCGCCCTGCCGCTCGGCCTGCTCGTCGACCTGTACCAGCCCACGCTGCCGTGGCGCCTGACGGTCGACCAAGGGGACGACTGGCACGTGGGCGACACCTTCCTCAACGGCGTCAAGGAGGCCGACTTTGTGCGCAACGGACACGCCAAGCAGATTATGGGCATGAGCAAGGCCGACACCACGGCGCTGTGGAACGCCGTCCGCGACGCAGACTACCCGGCTTGGGCCCGCATCAACGCCCGTCTGCTCAACCCTAGCACCCCGATCAAGCACGTGCCCCTGCGCATCTACATCCCCAgcagcggtggtggtggcgccgGGGGAGCAACGCCCGCCGGGTCTTTTAGGGTCATGCAGACCCTCGTTCCACCCCGGACGGCAAACC GTATTCCGCAGACTCTCGGCCCAACACTACGTGACTTGCTCCCTGTCTTGTTCCCGAGCAGCAGAGATCCCGTACTGGCCAACGTGGTGCTTCACGGCGCTCCCGTGCCATTCTCGGCCCCGCTAGAGGGCTTGATGCGCGAGGCCGCCTATCCAGACGGCTGGCTTTGTTTAACCGTCGTGCCATTATGA